DNA sequence from the Cyprinus carpio isolate SPL01 unplaced genomic scaffold, ASM1834038v1 S000006751, whole genome shotgun sequence genome:
CCATCCCGGAAATAATGAGCTATTACCGTTTTTCTCTACTCTGAGGCTAATGTCTAATCCTATGTAATCCAAAGTGGATTCATCAGCATCCATAGTAAGTCATCACTCCTGATTGGATGTAATTAAGTGTAATAAGTAATCTGATCTTGAGATAAAGAGGAAGTAATTTTGCTTGATTTGATATTCAGCctgagctaaaaaaataaaaaataaaaaaaaagactgggtCAGTGACTCACTGCTGAAACTTACTGTCACTGACTTTTCTCTAGACTTACTACAGGATGATTTGTCTTCATTGCCTTTATtagctgtgtgtgttttaagttcttaaaataacccaTGTTCCCTATTATAATTCAGTGATTTAGTCCCTGTGTACTTTGCATCTTTGGTTGTAGGTGACCATCGAGGTGTTGAATGACCCACCCACGGAAGTGGACACAGACCTGGTTAAAGAATGGAATAATGACTGGCCTACATCTTCTCCCTCCTCTGCTGTAGAATGGCTGGGGGGGAAGAAGCTGTTCTGGCCTTTATTTTGGGGCTATGCAGATGTAGATTCAGGTGAGGATGGTACTGGCCAAGCagtggaggaagaggatgatTATGCACTGGAGTATGACAGTGGGGAGCCCCTTCCTAGTGGGCTGGGCAAAACAGGTGGCAACTTGCAAAGCCCATGGACCCAACGCCATTATGGTGAGCACTTTCTTTTATATTAGCCATTTCTACTCGCAGGTCTTGAGAATTTAGAAGTAAGAATATTTGAACTTTCaagctgtgcaattaaaaaaaaaccttggaatgGAGAAAGCTGTCTTCAAGAAAGTTCAGAATTTGCAGAACTGCCATGTATCCATATATTAAAACTGTGAGTAGAAAAAGATGGTGTCCAGCTAGACTCTAGCTGGACACCATCTTTTTCTACTCacagctttaatatatatattggagtagggttggaactgaagtctgctggagagctaccatccagcagacttcagttccaaccctactccaacacacctgtctgtaattatcaagtagccctgaacacattgattagctgcttcaggtgtgtttgattggggttggagctgaaatctgcaggacagtagctctccaggagcagggttggagacccctgagcTAGAGGAATGGGAGAATTTAAGAAAACTGCATTGGCAGCAGTCAGATGAAGGCGATTTGGAGAGTGGTTTAAGGGAAAGAGAGATTTAGAGATTGGGGAGTACGGGTAGAGCGAGCTGTTTCACAGCATTGATTCGGACTAGCCAACGGCGGGGTATTTGTGAGCGCCGGACCTTTGATGTAGACACTGGTTTCACTCGGCGGAGAAGACCGCTGTTTGAAGATGAGCCCAATCCGCTCACTAATGGCAGCGTGAGTATGTTCTCTTGGACAAATAAGCCCATGCTTGTGTTCAATTAGAGCACAGATCGGGAACACAGAGTGAGAGGGGTCATCCGCTTACTTTTTATGTCCCGCGGGTTGGACCCCAGACCCTGCATCCCCCCACCACCCCCTCCATCCCAGAGCGGCTGGGTCTTTTAAGCTTGTTCAAGAATCCTAGGCTTTTCAAGGTCATGCATAACATTACGCCTCtgttgccttttttgttttttctctccagGCCATGTCTGTTTCATGGTGGGAATTGCATACTTTGTGTTGAAGCTGATCAGTCTTGTTTCATTGGAGACAAGGATGAAATGGAATGGGGGTTTAATTGGAGTggtgaagaaaaacacaatgactgAGTGCTAAATTTAGAGATTAAGTATGGCCTCAGTCTAGACCAGAAGTTAATGCCtattctacactgtaaaaccaaACAAGTTAGggtaactcaaaccatttgaggtAACCGATTaccttaaaccatgtaagttttaaaactaatagttatgAGTACACTGAACTTATTTCAGTTGAGTTCActaaaagaagatatacattgcagtcacaaaaccactggctcttagaatcacttttgcTATAATCAATCAGTCCCTCCAGAATTTTGTGAgaattttttctgatttttgcagCCTAAACTGACTGATTTTGCTgcgtttttttctcaaaatgtgcggcattttttattgttttgcagtgaaaatataccacagacaaaaTTCTTCTAAAACTGttttgacttttctgacttcaaCAACCATTGTAGgactccagactaacatttgaggacaccagcaccagtgccattaagtttctacagaaggtggcacccAGCACCAGAGTAAAGCGCTCATCCTAATCGCACATGTACTCAATctcggagatgtctatttgatgactgcatttacatatgcaagatcgCAATACATTTCATCTGCAATATGTTTCTAAAcatttcctgtcagatgtcaaatagacatttattagaatgcatgtaaaactgttATTAAGATGTTTATCAAattacacagcagatgtttcccagatTTTTAGCAGATGTCTTACAGATGTACTTGTGCTGTCTAGGTAGTTGAGATGcagataaaattaacttttattactgtcattcataatgtctaaatataattaaataaatacaaaaaaaagcccaaaatttgcagaaaatctGTGGCAATTATGAAAATTTGCGAGCTCTTGCGAAAATTGCGGAGTTTGCTTAATTTTGCAGTAAATTCAGCGATTGCAGAATCGCAAAATCCTGGTGGGACTGATCAATACAACTAATAAAGCAACAGCAATTTAATCAGAGATTAGAGACCTAATGGCAACTGATTGTCATCATCAATATATAACAACCatcacctgatgatattttctctgggcttttgtgttataacaaatatatttcaggaacacatggttacaacagccagagaagtaaaaaaaaaaaaaaaaaactaacacagaagtcaagggtcaagagaccagctaaagcaaacactgatttcAAACATGGTTACTTcgaatgaaacaataaatcaacatctaaaccttagttaattctcaataagatcttctgtatacgtctgacagaaataaagtcagtctggttattaataagtggagctggtgattctgtttgtggggttgtttattcagatcttgagagatttaatgtattttatttcagttgatttcatctaaggctgtggctgaagtcagttgtaggcCTAGTTattgtatttctcttttcttcagtgattctgtttgttaacagcaggtgttcattgCTAATGCACAATCAGTTAATTACATaactgcaaagttttaaaacttaaacatgGTTTAAGACAAGGCAGTTGGTTTACGCAAATGGTTTGAGTTACCCTAACTTGCTGGGTTTTACAGtgatactattactattattactactatacTATCAGAAATGCCATTCACTGATCAGAAGACGTGATGTAATTAGTAAAGtctaataatacagaaaaaagctGTTAGTATTCCCATTCATCTTAAGGGTAGTTTCTTGGCTGCTCCATTCAGCCCTGGAAGAACGTAGGAAAACactaatggaaaaaatatatattactgaagTTCCAAACGTAGGTTCAGGAGGAGCCTAAACATTCAGTCCTGTCAATAATCGTTACAAGCTTATATAAGCAGCAGTCATTGTGCTGTCCTAGTGACAATTATTCTTgcatccctccacctccccatctcctcctttatttctgtcattcttCCTTCTATGTTGTACCACAAAAGGTGGGTTGAACTCGGAGCTCAAGCCGAGCCTAGGGTTCGAGCCTCTGTTGATGACAGCAAGCCAAGTTCATTTACCATTAACTATTAAGGCTGGATGGACAGGCGAACTagtgaaattgtaaaaaaagcacaacaaaaattgTCTAATCAAGAACAGGTCCTCTGCTACAAGACACGCCCTGTGGTTTTTATGGATTTCACAGTTTGGCAGTTCTACAAAGCCAGCAAGAGAAGTTGCAGAGCCTATGTCTCTTTTTCATCATTCACTAGTCTGTCTGTAATCAGGGCACCATCACTGTGTGTGCAATATCATTGGCACCCCACCCAAATTCAAGttaaatatctaaacatgctAGTCTGTAATCTATACTCTATATTACAGAAGACAGAAGAAGACATCTGTTGTCTTTGTTTAATCCAATATCTGCAATTTTTGGTAAAGAGAGTTTTGAAATCTCCCCAATGCTAAAAGCTAATCAGCCTTTAGAagcctttttttccttttatttttttggaggttATAAGCCCTGGCAAATGCTTACTCTCACAGCTTACTCCTTGTTTTCTTGTGCAAAAGTTAAGGTGGTTTCCAGGGTGCTAGCATGCTTTTGCAAAGGTTTTCCTGGGATGGTGTCTTTGATTGATGAATGGTTGTTATTATGTTTCTTTGCATTTGCTGGGTTTATTGCTAAGACATTGCTGGTGTGATTGCTAGATGACTTCTAGCTGCTTACTGGCCTGTAATTAAGTCATTAGTGTAAACAGAGTCTAAAACATTTAAGGATCGAATCACTAAAAACCCCATATGGAGGTAGTCAGAAACAAAATAATAGGGTGTGTCTTAAGGGGTCACGGGTAATGCATTTGAAACACATGCTATGATGCTAATACCAAGAGTAAATAGTAATGGTTGTATATCTCAGATGGtcacttgtgatcagatcactGGAAAGTAATCAAGGTTAGGGGTTTTGTTCAAAACATAAACCTAGCAATAGGGAGGCATGCCTTAGACAAAACCACAAATGttataactaattattattttgttcttaggagagaaagaggaagaatgGAGCACATGGAGTTCCTGTACTGTCACGTGTGGCCATGGCAACCAGACCCGCTCACGTTCTTGTGGAGATTTTTGCATCTCCACCGAATCCCAAAGCTGTGACCTTATGCCATGCCCAGGTTACTTAAGTactcaaaaatgtatgttttttaattctaaaaccattttatgtaaaaatatgtaacactttttttttttttcagataattgGAGCAGTGTAGCTCATGTCTTTCCATTTGAGATGGAAAATGGTACAGAACCCTTTGGCACTGGTAAGTGCTTTAAGCTTATTGTTAAACTGTCGATATTCAGTTCAAATAATCATGAAtaacaaatagtaaaaaataaaataattttattgtcccaaattaaacaaaaagacaCTGATAGTCAAATGTTGTTGGAACACCCGTGGAGTGGCTGAACTGACTCTATACAGCCACAAGAAATCACCTTGACACAAGTTGGTTAAGAATAGCAGTGTATTCTGCTTGTAGGTGATATTTCATGCATGTTGTTGAGCCCTAATGATAATGAAATTATGGCATACCAGGATGGCAAGTGAcatgatttttgttaaatgtcccATTTGGAttagatttataattttaaaaagctcttgAACTGAATTAAGCACTTGCGATGTAAAAATCAGATAAATGTGTTAACTGTGTTTTATAAACTGTATCAGACGTTTCCAATTAATTGTATTAGTTAATGCTTTTTGCAATGTATAGTCTATATAATCTTTACCTAAAACAATGTGTgaaaattttaacaaatatgttCATTCTTAtttctaatgcattttttatttttatttatcgcACTACTTTTTAAACCACTACTGGGCAAATGTCACTCTGTTATAGTTGATCAAGTGGAATCGGTTTGGGTTTGGTTGTTCTGCAGATGTTGACAGCTGCGAGAAGTGGTTGAATTGTACGAGTGAGTTTCTCCAGCGTTACCTGCAGCAGGTATTGACTGAATTACCCAGCTGTCCATGCACATATCCTTCAGAAGCCTTCAACAATATAGTCAGTCTGCTGGATGCAGGACATGATCGGACCTTCCAATGGAGGGATGCTAGCGGCCCAATAGAACGTCTGGATATCTACAAACCATCGGCACGCTCTTGCTTGCGTTCTGGCCTCTCAAGAGATGGCACCATCCTGGCTGCCCAGCATTGTTGCTATGATGACAACAAACATCTAATTACAAGGGGCAAAGGTGCAGGTACCCCCAACCTAATAAGCACAGAGTTCTCTCCAGAACTGCATTTTAAGGTGGATGTATTGCCTTGGATACTGTGCAAAGGAGACTGGAGCAGGTTTCATGCCGTCCGCCCACCCAATAATGGCCTGCATTGCACTGAGAATCCCCAACAGGACATTTTCATGAATGAATTGGAGGAGGCAAGAGAATATTAGGTCACCAAATTACTGTCTCTTCTCTGACACACCATGTCCTGCTGTGGTGCTTAACCCAATACAAATATACCAGCCAGCCGCATATAGAGCTAGTCCTATGTTGTTGGATGCATTGTCATAACTGTGTTCGCAAAGCATGGCCCTCTAGCTTTTCTTATGTTTgaaaatattgtggaaatttTTCTCATCTGTTGATGATCTTTGTTATGATATGTCAATCTTGTAACTCTTGTATTTGTGTAAATGACCAATACagcattttgttgtattttgttgttgctgctTCAATCACATACAGTGGGGTACAACAGTCTGACACTACTACTGAAAAATGTTTGTcaaatttaatacatatttattacaatctacaaattatcagcataacaattctaatgaaaaaaaattgcatgaattTTGCTTGATGGACAGCAGAACTCAAGCTAACATGAGTTCCACGTTTGTGCAGAACCTGATGATAATGTTATCCGGCATGATTTGAGAATATTACAAAGAGGCATCTTATGTGCTTCAGTCTGACCTTTGTTACTTAAATGGTCAATCTAATTAGCttatgaaaattgtatttattatttgttttaatattaacattcaaTGTGGTCTCTGACCTTTGAACCCCACTGTATTTCCTTTGATATCAGTCCCGTCTAATGTAAATCTGGTTCCTGAAGCAAAATGAGTTAAAAACCTATGCTCTAGACTTACGGGGATGTGTTTGCGAGCCAATGGATCACACTTTCGCTGCCATCTCAGGGGAAACCTTTCCATAGcaattttcatttagttctttATTAGTGTCAGAATTTCAGAAAGGAAAAGAGCCAGCAGACgtataaaaagaatattatataaTCTGTATATTGTTCCAATGTGATACTTCATATAATGCTTTTGTACAATTTTGTTATTTAGTTGTTCTGCGATTGTGCATTTGCTGTGTTATTATTGCTGTTGCTTTTCATTTGTTGTTGGGAACTGTTGCAACGGATACTTAATATTGCTCCAGACCTCTAATTTGAAATAACGCTCTTAAGAGTATGCAGACTGTGTATGCACATGCTACGGCTGGcactttatttaatgcatttatcgAAAGTATATTTGCATGATGAAGCATTGTTATCCATGTTTCTGGTGTTTGTGTTGTGAAGGGATTGCTTCCCTGCGGTCATTGTTCCATTAATGGCAAGAACAGAATTTCTGTGTTGGCATGTGTTTGTAaagtatttattgtgttttatagcACATTTGCTGATGCTTTGAACTGATCATCCATTCAGAGGGTGCACTACCCAGAGTCCTCCAGGACACACTGACCTAAAAAGGGAAATCGTGTTCTCAAACACCTCTTTAACAACAAAACAAGTCAGTGTTTGCTGTTCATTATCATGTATACTTTATAATGATTTTGCAAGTTTGCACAttctattaaaacaaatacaaagatgagtttgaaaaaaaaaaaaaaaatcttgtttcttTCAACAAAATGCATGCGTCAGAGTTAACATCTGGATTAACTGATGCTAAGCAATAACCACTCATGGAGACTTTTTTGGCACTACAATGCAAATACCTGTCATCCTTTTATAGGAACAACCATCAATACCCCATAGATCAGTGAGAGACTAATGAGGGCTCATGCCTTTGATAACTCTGTTTTTCCATTTGTTCAGCTTTAACTAGAAACATCCAGCAACTGGAAACCCATCTCTCCTGGCTATctgcttttttgtatttgtggaAATCTGTTTTCAGTTCGAAAATCTAAGATGTTTGAGTGATGAGTGGGGTTGCGTGCCTTTCAGATGACTTttaaattcctgaatttgaattgtaattaaattaaggTAGCAAACACAATATAGAACTGTAATTTGAATTTAGAACAGAACTGACATTTAGGTGAGGATGGAGTTTTTCATTCCTTGCCACTCtctcctctggcttgcttacTGGGGAGTTAAAGCATTGTGTAACTCTTGGCAGGTCCCTGTCATTTCAAACTACAAACTTCAAAACTATGTTAAACTACATAAATCCAAatctaaataattgaaaaaaaaataaataatttcaaccaCAGTAAGGAATGACATCACAATATAGTAATACTGCCTGAAATTAGAGATGCTTCtagttattaagaaattaaaGACATACCCTATATACTCTCAATATAATCGCTTGAAAGTTTccggtccccattgacttctatactattttccatactatggaagtcaatggggacaaaCATCCATTTAGTTAcccacattcctcaaaatatataatgtataatatataaaatatttattagttttaaaagcTCAGGCGTGTATCCGAGCATCAGACCTTTTCCGACTTTTCACCAATGACAATCTGTCATATTTGTcacatattgttttattatttttattatattgtcaCAATCAACACTACAATATAGCAAGATCTAAATCCTGACGATCACTCATATCattgttttatattatcattgttttatattgcctaaaacatgcTCACTGGTAAAGCTAAGGCATTATAGGCATTTATatatgtaaagctgctttgaaatgcaACACAAATAAATTTGAGTTACAGTATTTATACCACTAACTGATTTACATCCAAGTATTCTCCTCAGCATACAGATAGATGGACcaatagatagctagatagacagacagacagcgatTAGGGGGTCAAAGGTAACAAAAATCCATAGGATTAACACAGGAGTGATTCCAGATTCTCCTTCTATATATATAGAGCTTAATGGCATTCTTCCTATAAATCTGCCAACAACATTATTTCTTGGCCTGATGGCCCCTAAAATGTTGTCTTAAAGAAAAAGGGTTATGACCGTCTCTATGTcatgaatacaaaataatgtaCACAAAAGTCCATTTTTGAAAGGCTACTCTCAAAATGCACCAGTATTTCTAACCCACATCAGAAGTTTGGGCTCTCCAGGCACCCTGCCAGTACTTGGTGACTTCAGTGCTGTTTGTTCTCTCAGGGCTACAGGAATCTAAAATTTCCTCTGTTTGTGTGGCTGAGGAGTTCCTTCAGTACTCCCATGCTGCCTGCCACCCACCGAGACCACAGATGTAAGAGATACAGGCCACACATGCTATAAACCCTCTTGAGCGGATGCCAGATTATAGCATTCATgagtttttcttttcaattaaccGGTTGTTTGAAGCCTGAGAACTGTGATGATCTTTTCTAACACAGATAGTGGCTGTGTTCTACTTCAAAACACATCGGAGGACATCTTGTGGTGTAGATAAATCTAACCAAAAAATTTCAAACCTATCCATTACATCTTTCAGTTCACACCAGTACATCAATAACCATTTAATTTTGATCTTTGCTGCTGATATCatgtaaagtgttaattaaaTGCCAAACAAAAATGACTAACCATTAGGCTGTAAGTCAAAAGTTGGCACTGAATGATCAATGCACAGattcatgttacaaaaaaaaaaaaaaaagacagggaGCCAGCTCAATGGAGGCAGATCAAACAAAAATGGTTAgaaacctaaaatgtgtaattaaaatttaGATTCTTTTGAAAGAATAGCATTTTATTCTGATGTGGCAGTTCCataatttataaacaagtaaTACTGGTATATTGACAATACAACAATAGCCTTTCACATCTGTTGCTAAATTCATTTTATTctctctaatattttattttctattttctattttgtgatattacattcatttatgtttacattattttattactttttattctaatttagaacacttttatttttaaaaatctattttttatctcCTATATTTTGTCAATAACATGGTAACAATTAAAACTTTGACTTTTTTTGCATTAGCTCATTAATGAGAATATAATATTGAAAgttctgactgttttttttttaaataatgatgtgaaaatagTACAGATTTTGAATGCACTGAGATATTAAATCTCATCAGTCAGAGA
Encoded proteins:
- the LOC122144689 gene encoding isthmin-2-like yields the protein VTIEVLNDPPTEVDTDLVKEWNNDWPTSSPSSAVEWLGGKKLFWPLFWGYADVDSGEDGTGQAVEEEDDYALEYDSGEPLPSGLGKTGGNLQSPWTQRHYGEKEEEWSTWSSCTVTCGHGNQTRSRSCGDFCISTESQSCDLMPCPDNWSSVAHVFPFEMENGTEPFGTDVDSCEKWLNCTSEFLQRYLQQVLTELPSCPCTYPSEAFNNIVSLLDAGHDRTFQWRDASGPIERLDIYKPSARSCLRSGLSRDGTILAAQHCCYDDNKHLITRGKGAGTPNLISTEFSPELHFKVDVLPWILCKGDWSRFHAVRPPNNGLHCTENPQQDIFMNELEEAREY